The sequence below is a genomic window from Flagellimonas marinaquae.
GTCAATACACTCTGAATCTCAGCCAAAATGGCTAATCCGATTTCGGCTGGGGTCTCTGAGCCTATTTCCAACCCTACGGGTGCATGGATTTTGGCTAGATCTTCCTTTGACACTTCAATATCTTCATCCAAAAGCTCGTTAAGCATACGATTGTACTTTTTTAACGGCCCAAGGATACCGATATATGGTGTCTCTGCATTTCCAAGCAATAACTTGAGTACCGCTAGGTCATAATTATAATTATGGCTCATCAACACTAAACAAGTGCGTTGATCTATATTGATGTTTTTTAGTGTTTCTTCTGGTTTAGTAACAATAACTTGACATGATCCGACAAAACGTTTTTTATTGGCGTGTGTTGGTCTACCATCGGTAACGGTTACTTTCCATCCCAACAAATCAGCCTGTTGCGCCAGGATTTGGGCATCGTTCCCTGCTCCTACCAAAATCAATTTTACTGGGGGTTGTTGGATTTGGATGAACACAAAATCTGTTTTCTCTTCCGTTGTGAGCTCTGCAAAACAAGATGCATTTTCATTGATGACCTCTCTACTTTTAACAAGCAAAGCTTGTTGTAAATCATCGGGAAGCTGCTGTCCTGAAACTGCCTGATTTTCATCCGTAACCAAACTGGTTCCCAGTTGTTGTTGGGATTTATCCAAATTAAAAACAACAGACACCGCCATTGGAACTTCCTGTTCGGCAACAGTTCTCAATAGCTCACAGGGATTATGCCTATCGGTATAATTAATGGGCTCGAACAAGACTTGAATAATTCCATTACAGCCCAATTGTGCACCGATTACCGCATCATCCTCATCGCTGGTATCGTATGTGACCAATTTGTTTTCCTGTAGGTCCAATGCAAAAAGTGCTTTTCTGAGCGCATCACCTTCCAAACAACCTCCACTTATAGCTCCTGTGATATTTCCATATTCGTCCACCAACATTCGTGCACCGGCTCTCCGATATGATGAGCCCTCAACATGTACTACGGTGGCCAAAATGCAACGGATTTCTTGCAACCTGAGCTCTTGATACTTTGATATGATCATGTCCAACTCTCTCATACAGCAATTGTTTTTAGTTGGTTAACGGCTTTTTTGATTTCAGACAAGGCTTTTTCAACGTCTTCCGAAGAGGTGCTTCGCCCTGTACTGATACGAAGACTGGCCAAGGCCGTTTCATCTTCAATTCCCATCGCTTTTAGCACGTGGGACGTATTTACTTGATTTGAAGTGCACGCAGAACCCCGAGAAACGGCCAACGTGTTCAAATAACGAAGTAGCTTGGTGCCATCAATTACTTTAAACGACACATTTGTGGTATTGGATAACCGTTCTTCATCCAGGCAATTAATGGTTGCTCCTTCTATTGTCAACAACCCCTCCTCCAATTGGTTTTGAAGACTTTTGAATTTTTGCTGATTCTCTACCAAGCTTTGCTTTGCAATTTC
It includes:
- a CDS encoding XdhC family protein — translated: MRELDMIISKYQELRLQEIRCILATVVHVEGSSYRRAGARMLVDEYGNITGAISGGCLEGDALRKALFALDLQENKLVTYDTSDEDDAVIGAQLGCNGIIQVLFEPINYTDRHNPCELLRTVAEQEVPMAVSVVFNLDKSQQQLGTSLVTDENQAVSGQQLPDDLQQALLVKSREVINENASCFAELTTEEKTDFVFIQIQQPPVKLILVGAGNDAQILAQQADLLGWKVTVTDGRPTHANKKRFVGSCQVIVTKPEETLKNINIDQRTCLVLMSHNYNYDLAVLKLLLGNAETPYIGILGPLKKYNRMLNELLDEDIEVSKEDLAKIHAPVGLEIGSETPAEIGLAILAEIQSVLTNKGARPLKQKTEPIHDTKQNQFQKITL